A stretch of the Filimonas lacunae genome encodes the following:
- a CDS encoding IS481 family transposase — MKSETKLIKTKLGLLNLAAHLGNVSQACKVMGYSRDSFYRIKELYDTGGENALHEISRKKPIIKNRVEPAIEEAVVTMAFENPAWGQQRTSNELRKKGIFISGGGVRSVWQRHDLEVFDKRLKALEARVAQDGLILTEAQMIAMERKKEKRESQGEIETMHPGYLGSQDTYYVGTIKGVGRIYQQTFIDTYSRVAFAKLYDGKTALTAADTLNDRVLPFFESHQIPLLRILTDRGTEYKGKPEHHEYELYLQIEGIDHTKTQVRHPQTNGICERLHRTMQEEFYAVTFRKKLYDSIDDLQNDLDAWMEYYNNERPHSGRYCFGKTPMQTFIESLPLAKQKLLNDLYSAA; from the coding sequence ATGAAATCTGAAACTAAGTTAATCAAAACCAAGTTAGGACTCCTCAATTTAGCGGCTCATTTAGGCAATGTATCTCAAGCTTGCAAGGTAATGGGCTACAGTCGCGACAGCTTCTACAGAATTAAAGAGCTGTACGATACCGGAGGAGAAAATGCCCTTCACGAAATCAGCCGAAAGAAACCTATTATCAAGAATCGCGTTGAGCCAGCCATCGAAGAAGCAGTGGTTACTATGGCCTTCGAGAATCCTGCCTGGGGGCAGCAGCGGACCAGTAATGAACTGCGCAAGAAGGGTATTTTTATTTCAGGCGGTGGTGTTCGTAGTGTTTGGCAACGCCATGATCTGGAAGTATTTGATAAGCGCCTGAAAGCATTAGAAGCCCGTGTGGCTCAGGATGGTCTGATACTTACCGAAGCTCAGATGATAGCAATGGAGCGCAAAAAAGAAAAGCGGGAATCCCAGGGTGAAATAGAAACTATGCATCCAGGTTACCTCGGTTCCCAGGATACTTACTACGTGGGCACAATTAAGGGCGTGGGCAGGATCTATCAGCAAACCTTCATTGATACCTATAGTCGTGTGGCCTTTGCCAAGCTCTATGACGGCAAAACAGCCCTTACAGCAGCAGATACGCTGAATGATCGGGTATTGCCTTTCTTTGAATCACATCAGATCCCACTTCTTCGAATTCTTACAGACCGTGGCACTGAGTACAAAGGCAAACCAGAGCACCACGAATATGAACTATACCTGCAAATCGAGGGTATTGATCACACCAAAACCCAGGTGCGGCATCCACAGACGAACGGTATCTGTGAAAGGCTTCACAGGACTATGCAAGAAGAATTTTACGCGGTCACATTCCGGAAAAAACTGTACGACAGCATCGACGATCTGCAAAATGATCTGGATGCTTGGATGGAGTACTACAACAACGAAAGACCACATAGTGGCAGATATTGCTTTGGTAAAACTCCTATGCAGACATTTATCGAATCACTACCTTTAGCAAAACAAAAGCTGCTGAATGACCTATATTCAGCAGCTTAA
- a CDS encoding ligase-associated DNA damage response exonuclease — protein sequence MGQLLSFTDKGLYCPAGDFYIDPWRPVAKAVITHAHSDHARWGHQYYLCHTYTKPILQARLGNNHYETVEWDEPVFMNGVKISLHPAGHIIGSSQIRLEYKGEVWVVSGDYKTEDDGISGAFTPIPCHAFITESTFGLPIYNWKKQADIYNDIRQWVTHNQQQFNTSVIIGYSLGKAQRIITALAPLQQPIYVHGAIWNMQQAIASAGIVLPEVIRVTPETSKAELKNSIVIAPSSAEDSPWMRRFSPYRVGVCSGWMQVRGNVRRHNADAGFTLSDHADWNGLLSSIAATGAEKVYVTHGFQSTLSRYLNEKGIWSAEVKTEYGGEEENAEADTITPVAE from the coding sequence ATGGGGCAGCTACTTTCTTTTACAGATAAAGGGCTTTATTGCCCGGCCGGCGATTTTTATATCGATCCCTGGCGCCCCGTGGCTAAAGCGGTTATCACCCATGCACACAGCGATCATGCCCGCTGGGGCCATCAGTATTACCTGTGCCATACCTATACCAAACCCATATTACAGGCGCGCTTAGGCAATAACCATTACGAAACCGTTGAATGGGACGAGCCTGTATTTATGAATGGGGTAAAAATATCCCTGCATCCCGCCGGGCATATTATCGGCTCGTCACAAATACGCCTGGAATATAAAGGAGAGGTTTGGGTAGTGAGCGGAGATTATAAAACCGAAGATGATGGCATTAGTGGTGCCTTTACTCCCATCCCCTGCCATGCGTTTATTACAGAGTCTACCTTTGGCCTGCCTATTTACAACTGGAAAAAACAGGCAGACATTTACAATGATATACGGCAATGGGTAACGCACAACCAACAGCAGTTTAACACCAGTGTGATTATTGGTTACAGCCTGGGCAAAGCACAACGTATTATTACCGCACTTGCCCCTTTGCAACAACCCATTTATGTGCATGGCGCTATCTGGAACATGCAGCAGGCTATAGCTTCGGCAGGTATCGTTTTACCGGAAGTAATTCGTGTAACACCTGAGACCAGTAAGGCCGAGTTAAAGAACAGTATTGTTATTGCTCCCTCCAGTGCAGAAGATAGCCCGTGGATGCGCCGCTTTTCGCCTTATCGCGTAGGTGTTTGCAGTGGCTGGATGCAGGTGCGTGGTAACGTGCGCCGGCATAATGCCGATGCGGGCTTTACATTAAGTGACCATGCCGACTGGAATGGTTTACTCAGCAGCATAGCAGCCACCGGTGCGGAAAAAGTATATGTAACACATGGCTTTCAAAGCACCCTCAGCCGTTACCTGAACGAAAAAGGCATCTGGAGTGCAGAAGTAAAAACGGAATATGGCGGCGAAGAAGAAAATGCAGAAGCAGATACCATCACCCCTGTAGCAGAATAA
- a CDS encoding ATP-dependent DNA ligase — MKAFAELVHTLGTSTGTNEKLDALANYFVTADDKDKVWVIALFSGRRPKRIISSGFLQQWCMELTDIPAWLFEESYHTVGDLAETIALLLPPPSLLSTEGSSLTNYLQQLVLLEKADEAAKKEFITSCWRQMQREEIFVFNKLLTGGFRIGVSQKTMVNALAKKINLSASVIAHRISGNWNPATTSFEHLLSEQATNIDFSKPYPFYLAHQLDKAPEELGTPQEWQAEWKWDGIRGQIIKRNNELFVWSRGEELMTEKFPEYHILQTLLPDGIVMDGEIIPAVNGTPLPFALLQTRIGRKNVTKKNLEETPIAFFAYDLLEYNYEDCREQPLETRRQHLEQIVNTIQHPSLLLSAVIPFDSWPQLTEIRMEARQRVAEGLMLKRKSSAYQVGRKVGDWWKWKIDPLTIDAVMIYAQKGHGRRSNLYTDYTFAVRDGDKLVSFTKAYSGLTDKEFAQVDAFVKNNAIEKFGPVRTVKPELVFEIAFEGIAASNRHKSGVALRFPRISRWRTDKKPEEINTLDDLKKMLELYGK, encoded by the coding sequence ATGAAAGCATTTGCAGAACTGGTACATACTTTAGGCACCTCTACCGGCACCAACGAAAAGCTGGATGCATTGGCTAACTATTTTGTTACCGCTGATGATAAAGATAAAGTTTGGGTGATAGCCCTGTTCAGTGGCAGACGGCCTAAGCGTATTATCAGCTCGGGATTTTTGCAGCAGTGGTGTATGGAGCTAACAGACATACCGGCCTGGTTGTTTGAAGAAAGCTATCATACAGTAGGCGATTTAGCAGAAACAATCGCCTTGCTGTTACCTCCACCTTCTTTGTTATCAACAGAAGGCAGCTCACTCACCAATTACCTGCAACAACTGGTATTACTGGAAAAAGCGGATGAAGCCGCAAAGAAAGAATTTATCACCAGCTGCTGGCGTCAAATGCAGCGGGAAGAAATATTCGTGTTCAACAAATTACTAACAGGCGGCTTTAGAATAGGCGTATCGCAAAAGACCATGGTGAACGCCCTGGCTAAAAAGATCAACCTTTCTGCTTCTGTTATCGCACACCGTATCAGTGGTAACTGGAACCCTGCCACCACCAGTTTTGAACACCTGTTAAGTGAACAGGCTACTAATATAGATTTCTCTAAGCCCTATCCCTTCTATCTCGCACACCAGCTGGATAAAGCCCCGGAAGAACTGGGCACGCCACAGGAGTGGCAGGCGGAATGGAAATGGGATGGCATTCGCGGACAAATTATTAAGCGAAATAATGAACTGTTTGTATGGAGTCGCGGCGAGGAATTGATGACAGAGAAATTCCCGGAATACCATATACTGCAAACTTTGCTACCCGATGGCATTGTAATGGATGGCGAGATCATCCCTGCTGTCAATGGTACACCCCTACCCTTTGCCTTACTACAAACACGCATAGGACGCAAGAATGTAACAAAGAAAAATCTGGAAGAAACCCCTATCGCCTTCTTTGCTTACGACCTGCTGGAATATAATTATGAAGATTGCCGGGAGCAACCACTGGAAACGCGCAGGCAACATCTGGAACAGATTGTAAACACAATCCAGCACCCTTCTTTATTACTATCCGCCGTAATCCCTTTTGATAGCTGGCCACAGTTAACAGAAATACGCATGGAAGCCCGGCAACGCGTGGCAGAAGGCCTGATGTTAAAACGTAAATCTTCCGCCTACCAGGTAGGCCGGAAAGTGGGCGACTGGTGGAAATGGAAGATTGATCCGCTTACCATTGATGCCGTAATGATATATGCACAAAAGGGGCACGGACGCCGTAGTAACCTGTATACCGATTATACTTTTGCCGTAAGAGATGGCGATAAGCTGGTAAGCTTTACCAAAGCCTATTCGGGTTTAACAGATAAAGAATTTGCACAGGTAGATGCTTTTGTAAAGAACAATGCTATTGAAAAGTTCGGTCCCGTGCGTACGGTAAAGCCTGAACTGGTGTTTGAAATTGCCTTTGAAGGTATCGCCGCCAGCAACCGGCATAAGAGCGGCGTAGCGCTTCGCTTTCCGCGTATCAGCCGGTGGCGCACTGATAAAAAGCCGGAGGAGATTAATACCTTGGATGATTTGAAAAAGATGCTGGAATTGTATGGGAAGTAA
- a CDS encoding response regulator transcription factor has product MENTYRILLAEDEPKLSQVIQDELARQGYQADVAYDGLIAEKLFKQHTYALVLLDINLPYKNGLALCKEFREHNKNVPIIMLTALGELSDKMDAFNLGADDYIVKPFHFDELFARIKVFLKRSDTAAEGGEKIVVADMEIDMENKMVTRSGKSISLTAKEFALLVLLSRNKGKVISKHDILEKVWELSFDTGTNTIEVYISFLRNKIDKPFEVKLIHTKPGFGYYVRETALS; this is encoded by the coding sequence ATGGAAAACACATACAGAATATTGCTGGCTGAAGACGAGCCAAAGTTGAGCCAGGTGATCCAGGACGAGTTAGCTCGGCAGGGATACCAGGCAGACGTAGCATATGACGGATTGATTGCTGAAAAATTATTTAAACAACACACGTATGCGCTGGTGCTGTTAGATATCAACTTGCCATACAAAAACGGTTTAGCGCTGTGTAAAGAGTTCAGAGAACATAATAAAAACGTACCTATTATTATGTTAACGGCCCTGGGAGAGTTGTCTGATAAAATGGACGCTTTTAACCTGGGAGCGGACGATTACATTGTAAAGCCTTTTCATTTTGACGAATTGTTTGCCCGTATTAAGGTTTTCCTGAAGCGTTCCGATACGGCTGCGGAAGGCGGAGAGAAGATTGTGGTGGCTGACATGGAAATTGACATGGAAAACAAAATGGTAACCCGCAGCGGCAAAAGCATTAGTCTTACTGCCAAAGAGTTTGCCCTTTTGGTGTTATTGTCCCGCAATAAAGGCAAGGTGATTTCCAAGCATGATATCCTGGAGAAGGTGTGGGAGTTAAGCTTTGATACCGGAACCAATACCATTGAGGTATATATAAGCTTCCTGCGCAACAAAATTGACAAGCCTTTTGAGGTGAAGCTAATTCATACAAAGCCTGGGTTTGGTTATTACGTGAGAGAGACTGCATTATCGTAA
- the rpsT gene encoding 30S ribosomal protein S20 produces the protein MANHKATKKDVRQAEKRRDRNRYYGKTTRNAIRGLKALKEEKAYDEQLPSVVSMIDKLAKRGVIHKNKASNLKSKLAKKIAFKATAA, from the coding sequence ATGGCAAACCATAAAGCTACAAAGAAAGATGTGCGCCAGGCTGAGAAACGCAGGGACAGAAACCGTTACTATGGCAAAACAACTCGTAATGCTATCCGCGGCTTGAAAGCTCTGAAAGAAGAAAAAGCTTATGATGAGCAACTTCCTTCTGTAGTTTCTATGATTGACAAACTGGCTAAACGCGGTGTTATTCATAAGAACAAAGCTTCCAACCTGAAAAGCAAACTGGCGAAGAAGATTGCTTTCAAAGCAACCGCAGCATAG
- a CDS encoding ATP-binding protein has protein sequence MNLKVKFALLFSLLVSIILISSVLVIYFLYSDTRREDFNKRLWAEALQNYRVFFHVDTLDKQLLREIDRNSPANLVELQTVILDVSYKQVYVYPDTLQFKADKNLLDKIRWNKDGYFYSKGKREFIGMYVEEHGHDSYIITSAVDRYGLRKMDRLRLIIGFVIFGGILLTALCAFIFVKQVIKPLDKMKAQMHRITANNLRERVQVGKGYDELAQIAESFNAMLERLEKGFELQKSFVHHASHELRTPLANMLAQTEAALNRELNAAQAKEVLMSLKEDQHALIELANSLLLLSQYERINYSASWQAVRLDEILYDTISMAHQVFPDINVTVNFATIPENEDDLAVKCNEALLRSAVRNLIKNAYLYSTNKSMDVLIEVKEQEVCLHVDNDGEVLTLSEQERLFIPFFRGGNAIRAKGFGLGLLIVRRIVNLHRGAIIYSIHEGRNRFTLSFPKEVPVEEEVL, from the coding sequence ATGAACCTGAAAGTAAAATTTGCCCTTCTATTCAGTTTACTTGTATCCATTATCCTTATTTCATCAGTATTGGTAATCTATTTCCTGTATTCTGATACCAGGAGGGAGGATTTCAATAAACGACTGTGGGCGGAGGCCTTGCAGAATTACCGGGTGTTTTTTCATGTAGACACACTGGACAAGCAACTATTACGTGAAATTGACCGCAATTCGCCTGCTAACCTGGTAGAACTGCAAACAGTAATATTGGATGTTTCCTACAAGCAGGTATATGTTTACCCGGATACCCTGCAATTCAAAGCAGATAAAAATCTGCTTGATAAAATAAGGTGGAATAAAGATGGCTACTTCTATAGCAAAGGCAAGCGTGAGTTTATTGGCATGTATGTAGAAGAACATGGGCACGACAGCTACATTATTACTTCTGCAGTAGATCGCTACGGTTTAAGAAAGATGGACCGTTTGCGGCTGATTATCGGTTTTGTAATATTTGGAGGAATTCTATTAACCGCCCTGTGCGCCTTCATTTTTGTAAAACAGGTAATAAAGCCGCTGGATAAGATGAAGGCTCAAATGCATCGTATTACCGCCAATAACCTGCGAGAGCGTGTTCAGGTAGGAAAAGGATATGATGAGCTGGCGCAAATTGCCGAAAGTTTTAACGCCATGCTGGAACGTTTGGAAAAAGGGTTTGAACTGCAAAAAAGCTTTGTTCATCATGCTTCACACGAACTGCGAACGCCTTTGGCCAACATGCTGGCTCAAACAGAAGCAGCTTTAAACAGAGAACTGAATGCTGCTCAGGCTAAAGAAGTGCTGATGTCACTGAAAGAAGATCAGCATGCTTTGATAGAATTAGCTAATTCTTTACTGTTACTATCCCAATACGAACGTATTAATTATTCCGCCAGCTGGCAGGCGGTAAGGCTGGATGAAATCTTATACGATACCATCAGCATGGCACACCAGGTATTCCCGGATATTAATGTTACGGTAAACTTTGCCACTATTCCCGAAAACGAAGATGATCTGGCTGTAAAGTGTAATGAGGCGTTATTAAGATCGGCTGTTCGTAACCTCATTAAAAATGCTTACCTGTATTCTACCAATAAAAGCATGGATGTGCTGATAGAGGTGAAGGAACAGGAAGTGTGCCTGCATGTTGATAATGATGGTGAAGTATTAACGCTGTCCGAGCAGGAGCGCCTGTTTATTCCTTTCTTCAGGGGCGGCAATGCTATTCGCGCAAAAGGCTTTGGGCTGGGCTTGTTAATCGTAAGACGTATTGTGAATTTGCACAGGGGAGCCATTATTTACAGCATCCATGAAGGCAGAAACCGCTTTACCTTGTCTTTTCCCAAAGAGGTGCCGGTAGAGGAAGAAGTACTATAA
- a CDS encoding type 1 periplasmic-binding domain-containing protein → MTLKTKSIIILAVFCCLFNSISAQDNTVAVKPKALRVAVLAPLYIDSAFNGYSYKLGNANLPKFMTPGLDFYNGVMMAIDSLNKEHANIEVWIYDTKKVGQNITTIVKTLDYMNFSLIIASLNNAAEQKVISEFSFSKNIPVISATYPNDAGLTSNPFFVMVNSTLKTHVEGIYKYVQHNYVIGKMIYVTRKGAVESKIKDYFTAMDSIPDKLKYKTVELSDNFTPEQLLAHMDSTRQNIVICGSVNETFGSLVAHTLNNATSYRSVAVGMPTWDIINPTSVKNIEVVYSTPYNFSRTDRVGASITKQYKNKLQGRPSDMVFKGFESMYHFSKLLLKDKNDFINNLSDSSYKIASDFRFEAVRLTSTSFVPDYLENKKLYFIKLQDGAVKSIN, encoded by the coding sequence ATGACCCTAAAAACTAAATCCATCATTATCCTGGCCGTGTTTTGTTGTTTATTCAACAGCATTTCCGCCCAGGATAATACTGTAGCTGTAAAGCCTAAAGCGCTTCGTGTAGCGGTTCTGGCACCTCTGTATATCGATTCGGCCTTCAATGGTTACTCTTATAAATTAGGCAATGCCAATTTGCCCAAGTTTATGACTCCGGGGTTGGATTTCTATAATGGTGTTATGATGGCTATCGATTCGCTGAACAAAGAACACGCCAACATAGAAGTTTGGATCTACGACACTAAAAAAGTAGGCCAGAACATCACCACTATTGTTAAAACACTCGATTATATGAACTTTTCGCTCATCATTGCTTCGCTAAACAACGCAGCAGAGCAAAAAGTGATTTCCGAGTTTTCGTTCAGCAAAAACATCCCTGTAATATCTGCCACCTATCCTAACGATGCCGGCCTTACTTCTAATCCCTTTTTCGTAATGGTAAATTCTACCTTAAAAACGCACGTAGAAGGTATTTACAAGTATGTACAGCACAACTATGTAATAGGTAAGATGATTTATGTTACCCGTAAAGGAGCTGTAGAAAGTAAGATCAAAGATTACTTTACTGCAATGGATTCTATACCTGATAAGCTAAAGTATAAAACAGTAGAACTGTCTGATAATTTCACACCAGAACAATTACTGGCTCATATGGACAGCACCCGTCAAAACATTGTTATCTGCGGCAGTGTAAACGAAACATTTGGTAGTCTGGTGGCACATACTTTAAACAATGCTACCAGTTATCGCAGTGTAGCGGTGGGCATGCCTACCTGGGATATTATCAACCCTACCAGTGTTAAAAACATTGAGGTGGTATATTCTACTCCTTACAATTTTTCACGTACCGACAGGGTGGGTGCTTCTATTACCAAGCAGTATAAAAACAAGCTACAGGGCCGCCCCAGCGATATGGTATTTAAAGGCTTTGAAAGCATGTATCACTTTTCCAAGCTGTTGTTAAAGGATAAAAATGATTTCATCAACAACCTGTCCGATTCCAGCTATAAAATAGCCAGCGATTTCCGTTTTGAAGCAGTGCGTTTAACCAGCACTTCGTTTGTTCCGGATTACCTGGAGAATAAAAAGCTGTACTTTATTAAGCTACAGGACGGAGCTGTAAAAAGCATTAATTAA
- the guaA gene encoding glutamine-hydrolyzing GMP synthase, translating into MQEKIIILDFGSQYTQLIARRVRELNVYCEIHPFNHLPEFDDSVKGVIFSGSPYSVRQEDAPQIDLSLFHGKFPLLGVCYGAQYIAQHSGGEVVPSKIREYGRANLHYIDHNNPLFNKVGNLSQVWMSHGDTISSVPANFEIIASTDSVKVAAYHITGSQTYCIQFHPEVTHSTDGKQLLENFLTTICGCKQDWTPDAFIDTTIAGLREKLGNDLVVLGLSGGVDSSVAAVLLHQAIGKNLHCIFVDNGLLRKDEFEQVLDSYKHMGLNVRGIKASDRFLGALAGLTDPEQKRKAIGRVFIEVFDDAAHEVQNVKWLGQGTIYPDVIESVSVKGPSATIKSHHNVGGLPDFMKLKVVEPLNTLFKDEVRRVGKALGLDDTLLGRHPFPGPGLAIRILGDITPEKVAILQEADAIYINNLKSSGWYDKVWQAGAIFLPVHSVGVMGDERTYENVVCLRAVSSVDGMTADWSHLPYELLAKISNEIINNVKGINRVVYDISSKPPATIEWE; encoded by the coding sequence ATGCAAGAAAAGATCATCATTCTTGACTTCGGGTCCCAATATACACAGTTAATTGCCCGAAGAGTCAGAGAGCTTAATGTTTATTGTGAAATCCATCCGTTCAATCATCTTCCGGAATTCGATGACAGTGTAAAAGGAGTAATATTCTCCGGTAGTCCGTACTCCGTTCGTCAGGAAGACGCTCCCCAAATAGATCTGAGCCTGTTTCATGGCAAATTCCCGCTGTTAGGCGTTTGCTATGGTGCGCAGTATATTGCTCAGCACTCCGGTGGCGAAGTAGTTCCTTCTAAAATCCGTGAATACGGACGGGCCAACCTGCATTATATCGATCACAATAACCCACTGTTTAACAAAGTAGGTAACCTGTCACAGGTGTGGATGTCGCATGGCGACACTATTTCCAGCGTGCCGGCCAACTTTGAAATCATAGCCAGCACCGACTCTGTAAAAGTAGCGGCGTACCACATTACCGGTTCGCAAACCTATTGTATACAGTTTCACCCAGAGGTTACACATAGCACCGACGGTAAGCAATTGCTGGAAAACTTCCTCACTACTATTTGTGGCTGCAAGCAAGACTGGACGCCTGATGCATTCATTGATACTACCATTGCCGGCCTTCGCGAAAAACTGGGTAACGACCTGGTGGTATTAGGCTTATCCGGCGGTGTAGACTCATCAGTAGCTGCGGTGTTATTGCACCAGGCTATTGGCAAAAACCTGCATTGCATATTTGTAGATAATGGCTTACTGCGCAAAGATGAATTTGAGCAGGTGCTGGATTCTTACAAGCATATGGGCTTAAATGTCCGTGGTATTAAAGCCAGTGATCGCTTTTTAGGTGCGCTAGCCGGATTAACTGATCCTGAGCAAAAGCGCAAAGCCATTGGCCGCGTATTTATTGAAGTGTTTGACGATGCTGCACATGAGGTACAAAATGTAAAATGGCTGGGACAAGGCACTATTTACCCCGATGTAATTGAATCGGTATCGGTAAAAGGCCCATCTGCTACCATTAAATCGCACCATAACGTAGGTGGTTTACCTGATTTCATGAAACTGAAAGTGGTAGAGCCGCTGAACACCTTATTTAAAGATGAAGTTCGCCGCGTAGGCAAGGCTTTGGGCTTAGACGACACCCTGCTGGGCCGTCATCCTTTCCCTGGTCCAGGATTGGCTATCCGTATCCTGGGCGATATTACCCCGGAAAAAGTAGCTATTCTGCAGGAAGCCGACGCTATTTACATTAATAACTTAAAATCTTCTGGCTGGTACGATAAAGTATGGCAAGCCGGTGCTATCTTCCTTCCTGTTCACTCTGTGGGTGTAATGGGTGATGAGCGCACTTACGAAAACGTAGTTTGTTTACGTGCAGTAAGTTCCGTTGATGGTATGACTGCCGACTGGAGCCACCTGCCTTACGAATTGCTGGCTAAGATTTCTAACGAAATCATCAACAACGTAAAAGGAATTAACAGGGTCGTATATGACATCAGCTCAAAACCACCTGCTACCATTGAGTGGGAATAG